A single Lactuca sativa cultivar Salinas chromosome 8, Lsat_Salinas_v11, whole genome shotgun sequence DNA region contains:
- the LOC111907684 gene encoding uncharacterized protein LOC111907684 isoform X2, whose amino-acid sequence MNQDGQMFRSSHWIPYQKMLNRMNQPPTGSRFTGKDICKIAEMVSITLFDGFLGEVEISDALLKSITYERHLSMPKSYLKLEYHCERFGLYARCLRLRNVHCVAEIGHLLRKSRLEYLETHWIKSKEQVAGLCKLLEQNNDTLSTVEFLNCKLPASLVTAICDSLCVKGFESNVIKNFSIKRSSFLDSSYFPLPLGLESLLSAASGLTKLSLSDSHIWWKTAKMLFDTLLDTESGLQVLDLSENCIAGWLSHFKWGSPNCIKPHIKINKSLPSLRVLNLRSCNLQKSDVDCLKNVMTYMPNLEVLNLSENQLQDEGIKVLIPCLVEKSKCPTPLAELYLEHCELSCMGASQLIKFLESLKTPLKSLSLGYNYLSSNFGPFLGKFLLSGIREIDIKGIGLGSGFSDAQQEITKEISLVRINISDNSGGVGTANLLSKLISEAPNLVSINASDNWIPIESFPAICSCLKASKGKLEHLDLRQNPLCNKPNIASLLAEFQVNGKPDILVSPPFSNVLYDNDP is encoded by the exons ATGAATCAAGATGGTCAGATGTTCAGAAGTTCACACTGGATTCCTTACCAGAAGATGTTGAACAGAATGAATCAACCACCAACTGGCAGCAGATTTACTGGGAAAGACATCTGCAAAA TAGCTGAGATGGTTTCCATCACTTTGTTTGATGGCTTTCTTGGTGAAGTTGAAATTTCAG ATGCATTGTTAAAGTCTATTACATACGAGAGGCATCTGAGCATGCCAAAAAGCTATCTAAAATTAGAATATCATTGTGAAAGATTTGGTCTATATGCCAG ATGTTTGAGACTTCGTAATGTCCATTGTGTTGCAGAAATTGGT CATTTATTAAGGAAAAGTCGGTTGGAATATTTGGAAACACACTGGATCAAGTCAAAGGAGCAG GTTGCTGGACTCTGTAAACTTCTGGAGCAAAACAATGACACTCTGTCAACAGTTGAATTTCTCAATTGCAAGCTTCCTGCATCTCTTGTCACTGCAATTTGTGATTCACTATGCGTGAAGGGATttgaatcaaatgtgattaaaaATTTCTCAATTAAAAGATCAAGCTTTCTTGACAGCTCATATTTTCCATTACCTCTTGGTTTGGAATCATTATTATCAGCAGCAAG TGGTTTGACTAAATTGAGCCTCTCTGATAGTCACATATGGTGGAAAACTGCAAAAATGTTGTTTGATACCCTTCTTGACACTGAATCCGGTTTGCAAGTTTTGGATCTCTCAGAAAACTGT ATTGCGGGTTGGCTTTCCCATTTCAAATGGGGATCACCTAACTGTATCAAACCACATATAAAAATCAACAAATCCCTCCCCTCATTACGTGTACTCAATCTCAG AAGCTGCAATTTACAAAAATCCGATGTAGATTGCCTTAAAAATGTGATGACTTATATGCCAAACCTAGAGGTTTTAAATCTAAGCGAAAATCAATTACAAGATGAAGGGATCAA aGTCTTGATTCCATGTTTGGTTGAAAAATCCAAGTGTCCTACTCCCCTTGCTGAGCTGTACTTGGAACACTGTGAGCTTTCGTGTATGGGAGCAAGTCAACTTATAAAATTTCTTGAATCATTAAAAACCCCTCTAAAATCTCTATCGCTTGGATATAATTATCTTAGCAG CAACTTCGGCCCATTTTTGGGGAAATTCTTGCTTTCGGGTATCCGAGAGATTGATATTAAAGGAATCGGATTAGGTTCTGGTTTTTCAGACGCACAACAAGAAATTACAAAAGAGATAAGTCTTGTTCGCATCAATATAAG CGATAATTCGGGTGGAGTGGGAACAGCGAATCTTTTGTCAAAGTTGATTTCAGAGGCTCCAAATCTTGTTTCAATCAATGCAAGTGATAATTGGATACCAATTGAGTCATTTCCAGCTATATGCTCATGCTTGAAAGCCTCAAAAG GGAAACTTGAGCATTTAGACTTGAGGCAGAATCCATTGTGCAACAAACCAAATATTGCTTCTCTGCTAGCTGAATTTCAAGTAAATGGAAAACCGGATATTTTAGTTTCACCACCCTTTTCAAATGTGCTTTATGACAACGATCCATAA
- the LOC111907684 gene encoding uncharacterized protein LOC111907684 isoform X1 — MSEVPSLINLCIGAIKDAILEENGNLPFVYKLPAELFDQLLPNLPPLALQNLQEAIPSVSSTDQGFVDDSLKPSRKRKRFDNFDIAWKALYESRWSDVQKFTLDSLPEDVEQNESTTNWQQIYWERHLQNCLDAVAEMVSITLFDGFLGEVEISDALLKSITYERHLSMPKSYLKLEYHCERFGLYARCLRLRNVHCVAEIGHLLRKSRLEYLETHWIKSKEQVAGLCKLLEQNNDTLSTVEFLNCKLPASLVTAICDSLCVKGFESNVIKNFSIKRSSFLDSSYFPLPLGLESLLSAASGLTKLSLSDSHIWWKTAKMLFDTLLDTESGLQVLDLSENCIAGWLSHFKWGSPNCIKPHIKINKSLPSLRVLNLRSCNLQKSDVDCLKNVMTYMPNLEVLNLSENQLQDEGIKVLIPCLVEKSKCPTPLAELYLEHCELSCMGASQLIKFLESLKTPLKSLSLGYNYLSSNFGPFLGKFLLSGIREIDIKGIGLGSGFSDAQQEITKEISLVRINISDNSGGVGTANLLSKLISEAPNLVSINASDNWIPIESFPAICSCLKASKGKLEHLDLRQNPLCNKPNIASLLAEFQVNGKPDILVSPPFSNVLYDNDP; from the exons ATGTCTGAAGTTCCTTCGTTGATCAATTTATGCATAGGCGCAATTAAAGATGCAATCCTTGAAG aaaatgGCAATTTACCTTTTGTTTACAAACTTCCTGCGGAATTGTTTGATCAGCTCTTACCGAACTTACCTCCTCTTGCACTGCAGAATCTACAGGAAGCCAT ACCATCGGTTAGCTCTACTGATCagggttttgttgatgattccttAAAACCTTCAAGAAAACGGAAAAG ATTTGATAACTTTGATATAGCATGGAAAGCCCTATATGAATCAAGATGGTCAGATGTTCAGAAGTTCACACTGGATTCCTTACCAGAAGATGTTGAACAGAATGAATCAACCACCAACTGGCAGCAGATTTACTGGGAAAGACATCTGCAAAA TTGCCTTGATGCAGTAGCTGAGATGGTTTCCATCACTTTGTTTGATGGCTTTCTTGGTGAAGTTGAAATTTCAG ATGCATTGTTAAAGTCTATTACATACGAGAGGCATCTGAGCATGCCAAAAAGCTATCTAAAATTAGAATATCATTGTGAAAGATTTGGTCTATATGCCAG ATGTTTGAGACTTCGTAATGTCCATTGTGTTGCAGAAATTGGT CATTTATTAAGGAAAAGTCGGTTGGAATATTTGGAAACACACTGGATCAAGTCAAAGGAGCAG GTTGCTGGACTCTGTAAACTTCTGGAGCAAAACAATGACACTCTGTCAACAGTTGAATTTCTCAATTGCAAGCTTCCTGCATCTCTTGTCACTGCAATTTGTGATTCACTATGCGTGAAGGGATttgaatcaaatgtgattaaaaATTTCTCAATTAAAAGATCAAGCTTTCTTGACAGCTCATATTTTCCATTACCTCTTGGTTTGGAATCATTATTATCAGCAGCAAG TGGTTTGACTAAATTGAGCCTCTCTGATAGTCACATATGGTGGAAAACTGCAAAAATGTTGTTTGATACCCTTCTTGACACTGAATCCGGTTTGCAAGTTTTGGATCTCTCAGAAAACTGT ATTGCGGGTTGGCTTTCCCATTTCAAATGGGGATCACCTAACTGTATCAAACCACATATAAAAATCAACAAATCCCTCCCCTCATTACGTGTACTCAATCTCAG AAGCTGCAATTTACAAAAATCCGATGTAGATTGCCTTAAAAATGTGATGACTTATATGCCAAACCTAGAGGTTTTAAATCTAAGCGAAAATCAATTACAAGATGAAGGGATCAA aGTCTTGATTCCATGTTTGGTTGAAAAATCCAAGTGTCCTACTCCCCTTGCTGAGCTGTACTTGGAACACTGTGAGCTTTCGTGTATGGGAGCAAGTCAACTTATAAAATTTCTTGAATCATTAAAAACCCCTCTAAAATCTCTATCGCTTGGATATAATTATCTTAGCAG CAACTTCGGCCCATTTTTGGGGAAATTCTTGCTTTCGGGTATCCGAGAGATTGATATTAAAGGAATCGGATTAGGTTCTGGTTTTTCAGACGCACAACAAGAAATTACAAAAGAGATAAGTCTTGTTCGCATCAATATAAG CGATAATTCGGGTGGAGTGGGAACAGCGAATCTTTTGTCAAAGTTGATTTCAGAGGCTCCAAATCTTGTTTCAATCAATGCAAGTGATAATTGGATACCAATTGAGTCATTTCCAGCTATATGCTCATGCTTGAAAGCCTCAAAAG GGAAACTTGAGCATTTAGACTTGAGGCAGAATCCATTGTGCAACAAACCAAATATTGCTTCTCTGCTAGCTGAATTTCAAGTAAATGGAAAACCGGATATTTTAGTTTCACCACCCTTTTCAAATGTGCTTTATGACAACGATCCATAA